A genomic stretch from Haloferax sp. Atlit-12N includes:
- a CDS encoding transporter: MALIDTVMATLHLVVGGLWTGSVLFFALAVLPTARAGNIRAAAFESVVSRLTMWSRGASLVMFATGGHLAGTRYTAESLLGTGRGHLVLGMLALWFVLTGLVEVGRSRAKDGLAEKKVRTPAEKAAPFYLGAALVAVLLLVDASLLLN; encoded by the coding sequence ATGGCACTCATCGACACCGTGATGGCAACGCTCCACCTCGTCGTCGGCGGTCTCTGGACGGGGAGCGTCCTCTTTTTCGCGCTTGCCGTGCTGCCGACCGCCCGCGCCGGGAACATCCGCGCCGCCGCGTTCGAATCGGTCGTCTCGCGCCTGACGATGTGGTCCCGCGGGGCCTCGCTCGTGATGTTCGCGACCGGCGGCCATCTCGCCGGCACGCGCTACACCGCCGAGAGCCTGCTCGGCACCGGCCGCGGCCACCTCGTCCTCGGGATGCTCGCGCTCTGGTTCGTCCTGACCGGCCTCGTCGAAGTCGGCCGGTCCCGCGCGAAAGACGGCCTCGCGGAGAAGAAGGTTCGAACGCCCGCCGAGAAGGCCGCACCGTTCTACCTCGGTGCCGCGCTCGTCGCCGTTCTCCTCCTCGTCGACGCCAGCCTGCTCCTCAACTGA
- a CDS encoding metallophosphoesterase: protein MSPDAPPTIGETPVGKSVERGPGPMLARLARPVSETPTRLAVVADPHVTPTGSGTWKVYHRSETRLRTAVSTIADLDVDATVLLGDLTRDGRPEEYDVVDEILRDLPGPRVAVPGNHDVPKRWDDYDAPTPAEFAARYADDALPFVRRVSGVDIIGLDSASGGADLALTDTHEGAVPDSQLRWLDTVLADATTPVVVLHHNVFHPRRHTGQFPDADFYQLRNADELAAVLARNDVPLVLSGHIHWPATAVRAGVRELIAPATCSFPQSFVVVDIDRRGTTIRLVPLAGPKGMAESYTLAASGAAHGQGIAAHADRGQLSALPLVDERTPPRRVVGSDVPGAVRWR from the coding sequence ATGAGCCCGGACGCCCCGCCGACCATCGGGGAGACGCCGGTCGGAAAGTCGGTCGAGCGAGGTCCCGGCCCGATGCTCGCGCGCCTCGCACGGCCGGTCTCGGAGACGCCGACCCGGCTCGCGGTCGTCGCCGATCCGCACGTCACCCCGACAGGGTCCGGCACGTGGAAAGTCTACCACCGGAGCGAGACGCGGCTTCGGACCGCCGTCTCGACCATCGCCGACCTCGACGTCGACGCGACGGTCCTCCTCGGCGACCTGACCCGCGACGGCCGGCCCGAGGAGTACGACGTAGTGGACGAAATCCTCCGCGACCTGCCGGGGCCGCGGGTCGCGGTACCCGGCAACCACGACGTGCCGAAGCGCTGGGACGACTACGACGCTCCGACGCCGGCCGAGTTCGCGGCGCGCTACGCCGACGACGCCCTCCCGTTCGTCCGCCGGGTCAGCGGCGTCGATATCATCGGTCTCGACTCCGCCAGCGGCGGCGCAGACCTCGCCCTCACCGACACCCACGAGGGGGCCGTTCCCGACTCCCAACTCCGCTGGCTCGACACCGTCCTCGCTGACGCGACGACCCCGGTCGTCGTCCTCCACCACAACGTCTTCCACCCCCGCCGCCACACCGGCCAGTTCCCCGACGCCGACTTCTACCAACTCCGCAACGCCGACGAACTCGCCGCAGTCCTCGCGCGCAACGACGTGCCGCTCGTGCTCTCCGGGCACATCCACTGGCCCGCGACGGCCGTGAGAGCCGGCGTCCGCGAACTCATCGCCCCGGCGACCTGCTCGTTCCCGCAGTCGTTCGTCGTGGTCGATATCGACCGCCGCGGGACGACCATCCGACTCGTCCCGCTCGCGGGACCGAAAGGCATGGCCGAGTCCTACACTCTCGCCGCCAGCGGGGCCGCCCACGGACAGGGTATCGCCGCACACGCCGACCGAGGACAGCTGTCGGCGCTCCCGCTCGTCGACGAGCGGACGCCGCCGCGCCGGGTCGTCGGCTCGGACGTTCCGGGGGCGGTTCGATGGCGGTGA
- a CDS encoding PH domain-containing protein, translating to MNRLHPRIRLLWVARAVVFALVVGGVATAATLFAPVSIPTYVPVAVGGVFLVVGVALALLRYRAWGYEVRDDSLYLQRGVLTKVNTVVPFVRVQHVDSTRGPLERLVGLASTVVYTAGSRGADVSVPGLTPEGAEDLQDRLKRLAIASEGDDAV from the coding sequence GTGAATCGCCTCCACCCCCGTATCCGTCTTCTCTGGGTCGCCCGAGCGGTCGTGTTCGCACTCGTCGTCGGCGGCGTAGCGACCGCGGCGACGCTGTTCGCGCCCGTCTCGATACCCACGTACGTCCCCGTCGCGGTCGGCGGCGTCTTCCTCGTCGTCGGCGTCGCCTTGGCCCTGCTCCGGTACCGGGCGTGGGGTTACGAGGTCCGCGACGACTCGCTGTATCTCCAGCGCGGCGTTCTCACCAAGGTCAACACCGTCGTCCCGTTCGTCCGGGTCCAGCACGTCGATTCGACCCGCGGCCCGCTCGAACGGCTCGTCGGCCTCGCGTCGACCGTCGTCTACACCGCCGGCTCCCGCGGCGCTGACGTGTCGGTTCCCGGGCTGACGCCGGAGGGCGCAGAAGACCTCCAAGACCGACTGAAGCGCCTCGCAATCGCGTCCGAGGGCGACGACGCGGTATGA
- a CDS encoding PH domain-containing protein, with translation MTRLSPLSVPYRAVQRSASIVFALAFFAFTGGTAFGGFLGGLGSVALVGVAVVAIAGYELAYFRRFEYELTPDTLDIRSGVFSRRNREIPYRRIQNVDISRNVAQRLVGIAAVNLETAGGGETEGSLRFVSYEEARRIQSEVARLKRGGTDGDAPEPEQELLFELTPRELAIVGALSFDLRLPGLVFVFGSTAFPIVASYVDVPVPAGSVAAAGVGVVALGLLVALVSWAAGFASAVVNYYGFRLTRVGDELQYERGLLQRYNGSIPLDKLQTLTVEDNPLKRRFGYATLLVETAGYAPSSDGSNGSGGGGRGSEAAIPLATRDRVLGLVADLEGIEEPTFERPPTRIRRRYAVRYSLVLGVATLALYGANRFLPQEIPWFVPLALVPVAVVAGALQWRHRGYALDENHFVTRNGFWKREMRFVPYYRVQTVIERRTIFQRRWRVSTVTADTAGSISLVGGDATAVDIEVADAAELRETLNDRLREALSARREARQQSRQAALDIRAAEPDRDPDESDSGSDPDTRDDVSETPEFVEEAEPTATENEDEGESEDEGEDEQEPDDPFIWGASAESGDDEAESDAASADTESESDGDATTSADSASDDESSDDSR, from the coding sequence ATGACCCGGCTGTCGCCGCTCTCGGTGCCCTACCGGGCGGTCCAGCGCAGCGCCAGCATCGTCTTCGCGCTCGCCTTCTTCGCGTTCACCGGCGGGACCGCCTTCGGCGGCTTCCTCGGCGGCCTCGGCTCCGTCGCGCTCGTCGGCGTCGCTGTGGTCGCAATCGCCGGCTACGAACTCGCATACTTCCGTCGGTTCGAGTACGAACTGACGCCGGACACGCTGGACATCCGCTCGGGCGTGTTCTCCCGGCGTAACCGCGAGATTCCCTACCGTCGCATCCAGAACGTCGACATCTCTCGCAACGTCGCCCAGCGGCTGGTCGGCATCGCCGCCGTGAACCTCGAAACCGCCGGCGGCGGCGAGACCGAGGGCAGTCTCCGCTTCGTCAGCTACGAGGAAGCCCGCCGCATCCAGTCGGAGGTCGCCCGCCTGAAACGCGGCGGCACCGACGGCGACGCGCCCGAACCGGAACAGGAACTACTGTTCGAACTGACGCCCCGAGAGTTGGCCATCGTCGGCGCGCTGTCGTTCGACCTGCGGCTGCCCGGACTCGTCTTCGTGTTCGGGTCGACCGCCTTCCCCATCGTCGCCTCGTACGTGGACGTGCCGGTCCCCGCGGGGAGCGTCGCGGCCGCGGGTGTCGGCGTCGTCGCGCTGGGACTCCTCGTCGCGCTCGTCTCGTGGGCCGCCGGCTTCGCCTCCGCGGTGGTGAACTACTACGGCTTCCGGCTGACCCGCGTCGGCGACGAACTCCAGTACGAGCGCGGCCTCCTCCAGCGCTACAACGGGTCGATTCCGCTCGACAAGCTCCAGACGCTCACCGTCGAGGACAACCCGCTGAAGCGCCGGTTCGGCTACGCGACGCTCCTCGTGGAGACGGCGGGCTACGCCCCGAGTTCCGACGGGTCGAACGGGTCGGGCGGCGGCGGTCGCGGCTCCGAGGCGGCCATCCCGCTTGCGACCCGCGACCGCGTGCTCGGCCTCGTCGCCGACCTCGAAGGCATCGAGGAGCCGACGTTCGAGAGACCGCCGACGCGCATCCGCCGGCGCTACGCCGTCCGGTACTCACTCGTCCTCGGCGTGGCGACCCTCGCGCTCTACGGGGCGAACCGGTTCCTCCCGCAGGAGATCCCGTGGTTCGTGCCGCTGGCGCTCGTCCCGGTGGCCGTCGTCGCCGGCGCGCTCCAGTGGCGGCACCGCGGCTACGCGCTCGATGAGAACCACTTCGTCACTCGAAACGGCTTCTGGAAGCGCGAGATGCGCTTTGTCCCCTACTACCGGGTGCAGACGGTCATCGAGCGCCGGACGATTTTCCAGCGCCGCTGGCGCGTCTCGACGGTCACGGCGGACACGGCCGGGAGCATCTCCCTCGTCGGCGGCGACGCGACCGCCGTGGACATCGAAGTCGCCGACGCGGCGGAGCTTCGGGAGACGCTGAACGACCGCCTCCGCGAGGCGCTTTCGGCGCGCCGCGAGGCCAGACAACAGTCCCGACAGGCCGCGCTCGACATCCGCGCCGCGGAACCGGACCGCGACCCCGACGAATCGGATTCGGGCTCGGACCCCGACACCAGGGACGACGTGAGCGAGACGCCCGAGTTCGTCGAGGAGGCCGAGCCGACGGCCACGGAAAACGAAGATGAAGGCGAGAGTGAGGACGAGGGTGAGGACGAACAAGAGCCGGACGACCCCTTCATCTGGGGCGCGTCGGCTGAGTCCGGAGACGACGAAGCCGAGTCGGACGCCGCGTCGGCCGATACCGAGTCGGAGAGCGACGGAGACGCCACCACGTCGGCCGATTCGGCGTCTGACGACGAGTCGAGTGATGACAGCCGCTAG
- a CDS encoding carbonic anhydrase, whose amino-acid sequence MTRTVLESLLAGNARHVESLGVDHFEGVREAQSPAVVSVSCSDSRVPADAVWSADKAGELFTSVNVGNQVWTEVDGRLVVNDAVGYAVSALRTTDVVVLGHTGCGAVTAAYETVTGGSVGDLPPGVEAAVSRLVPLAEEARELGVFDADTPGGEAVNRLVEYAVVRQVEYLTESDEVPESTDCWGFVYDFQRVYGDDDGAAYLVAANGESDPEALADVVPEEFEERVRSIR is encoded by the coding sequence ATGACGCGAACAGTGCTGGAATCGCTCTTGGCCGGAAACGCGCGACACGTCGAGAGCCTCGGTGTCGACCACTTCGAGGGCGTCCGCGAGGCGCAGTCGCCGGCGGTCGTCTCGGTCAGCTGTTCGGACTCCCGCGTCCCCGCCGACGCGGTCTGGAGCGCCGACAAAGCCGGCGAGCTGTTCACGTCGGTCAACGTCGGCAACCAAGTGTGGACCGAAGTCGATGGAAGACTCGTCGTCAACGACGCCGTCGGCTACGCCGTCTCGGCGCTCAGGACGACCGACGTGGTCGTCCTCGGTCACACGGGCTGTGGCGCAGTGACGGCCGCCTACGAGACCGTCACAGGCGGGAGCGTCGGGGACCTACCTCCGGGGGTCGAAGCCGCCGTCTCGCGGCTCGTCCCGCTCGCCGAGGAGGCCCGCGAACTCGGCGTGTTCGACGCGGACACGCCGGGCGGCGAGGCGGTCAACCGACTCGTCGAGTACGCGGTCGTCCGGCAGGTCGAGTACCTCACCGAGAGCGACGAGGTACCCGAATCGACCGACTGCTGGGGCTTCGTCTACGACTTCCAGCGCGTCTACGGCGACGACGACGGCGCGGCCTACCTCGTCGCGGCCAACGGGGAGTCAGACCCCGAGGCGCTCGCCGACGTGGTTCCAGAAGAGTTTGAGGAACGCGTGCGGTCGATTCGGTAA
- a CDS encoding bifunctional 4-hydroxy-2-oxoglutarate aldolase/2-dehydro-3-deoxy-phosphogluconate aldolase, giving the protein MVALDVHEDMQRLADSGVVAVMRGADADTIIDVADALHEGGVTAYEITADNPDAMDLIREVSASFSDREAIVGAGTVLDAPTANAAIQAGAEFVVGPNFDEGVVETCNRYGTLVAPGIMTPTEATDAYSAGADLVKVFPASSLGPGHLKSMKGPLPQIPMMPTGGVGLDNAADYIDAGAVVVGAGGALMDGEAIENGDFEAITETAREFSTVIDDARDN; this is encoded by the coding sequence ATGGTCGCACTCGACGTACACGAGGACATGCAACGACTCGCCGACAGCGGCGTCGTCGCGGTGATGCGCGGCGCGGATGCGGACACCATCATCGACGTGGCCGACGCGCTCCACGAGGGCGGCGTCACCGCCTACGAGATCACGGCCGACAACCCCGACGCGATGGACCTCATCCGCGAGGTATCGGCGTCCTTCTCGGACCGTGAGGCCATCGTCGGCGCCGGGACCGTCCTCGACGCGCCGACCGCCAACGCGGCCATCCAGGCCGGCGCGGAGTTCGTCGTCGGGCCGAACTTCGACGAGGGCGTCGTCGAGACCTGCAACCGCTACGGGACGCTCGTCGCACCGGGCATCATGACCCCGACCGAGGCGACCGACGCGTACTCCGCGGGCGCGGACCTCGTGAAGGTCTTCCCTGCCTCCTCGCTCGGCCCCGGCCACCTCAAGAGCATGAAGGGGCCGCTCCCGCAGATTCCGATGATGCCGACCGGCGGCGTCGGCCTCGACAACGCCGCGGACTACATCGACGCCGGGGCGGTCGTCGTCGGCGCGGGCGGCGCGCTCATGGATGGCGAAGCCATCGAAAACGGTGATTTCGAGGCCATCACCGAGACGGCCCGCGAGTTCTCGACCGTCATCGACGACGCTCGGGATAACTGA
- a CDS encoding S1C family serine protease, with the protein MPTYPDFEALYRDVIPSVVSVYVGGRRRPGGAGSAFVYDDRHLVTNEHVSRLADASDAGRVELRFADGSWRVGEVVGSDAYTDLAVVAVDDLPDDAVALPLAAENPAPGRSVAALGNPLGLDGSISAGIVSGSNRSLPTSNGFAIPDVVQTDAPINPGNSGGPLVGFAAEEPDSDDAEFAYEVVGVNRAKQGDNIGFAVSPVIANRILPALVADGRYRHSYLRARTLDVTPTVAEVNGLDAPHGVLVVDAAGADGDEGFLHGCHESADYRGTAIPVGGDVLVAIEGNPVRTHEELMRYLITETRPGEPVAVGIVREGDPLTLVVELDERPAVDRDDRTGGDGGSRIPVE; encoded by the coding sequence ATGCCAACGTATCCCGATTTCGAAGCGCTGTACCGCGACGTCATCCCCTCGGTCGTCTCCGTCTACGTCGGCGGCCGCCGTCGACCCGGCGGGGCGGGGAGCGCCTTCGTCTACGACGACCGGCATCTCGTCACCAACGAGCACGTCTCGCGGCTCGCCGACGCCAGCGACGCCGGCCGGGTCGAACTCCGGTTCGCAGACGGGTCGTGGCGCGTCGGCGAGGTCGTCGGTTCCGACGCCTACACCGACCTCGCCGTCGTCGCCGTCGACGACCTGCCCGACGACGCCGTGGCGCTCCCATTGGCGGCCGAGAACCCCGCGCCGGGGCGGTCGGTCGCCGCGCTCGGCAACCCGTTGGGACTCGACGGCTCTATCTCGGCGGGTATCGTCTCCGGGTCGAATCGGTCGCTTCCCACCTCGAACGGCTTTGCCATCCCGGACGTGGTCCAGACGGACGCACCCATCAACCCCGGCAACTCGGGCGGGCCACTCGTCGGATTCGCCGCCGAAGAACCCGACAGCGACGACGCCGAGTTCGCCTACGAGGTCGTCGGCGTCAACCGCGCCAAACAGGGCGACAACATCGGCTTCGCCGTCTCGCCCGTCATCGCCAACCGCATCCTTCCGGCGCTCGTCGCCGACGGCCGCTATCGCCACTCGTACCTCCGGGCGCGCACCCTCGACGTGACGCCGACCGTCGCCGAGGTGAACGGCCTCGACGCGCCCCACGGCGTCCTCGTCGTCGACGCCGCCGGTGCCGACGGTGACGAGGGATTCCTCCACGGCTGTCACGAATCTGCCGACTACCGCGGCACTGCGATTCCCGTCGGCGGCGACGTGCTCGTCGCTATCGAGGGCAACCCGGTCCGGACTCACGAGGAACTGATGCGCTATCTCATCACCGAAACGCGTCCCGGCGAACCGGTCGCCGTCGGCATCGTCCGCGAGGGCGACCCGCTGACGCTCGTCGTCGAACTCGACGAGCGCCCCGCCGTCGACCGCGACGACCGGACTGGCGGGGACGGCGGCAGTCGCATCCCCGTGGAGTAA
- a CDS encoding universal stress protein: MYGTVLVPTDGSARSRAAARRAIDLASAYDASIRALSVIDVGDLGLWTAADVPVERVRASLRDAAEMAVEEVASLATDAGVPCETTVRIGVPYREILDAVGESDADLVVMATHGRTGLEHAVLGSTTERVVRLADVPVLTVRE; the protein is encoded by the coding sequence ATGTACGGCACCGTTCTCGTCCCCACCGACGGCAGCGCCCGCTCCCGTGCGGCGGCCCGTCGTGCTATCGACCTCGCGAGCGCCTACGACGCGTCGATTCGCGCCCTCTCGGTCATCGACGTCGGCGACCTCGGACTGTGGACGGCCGCCGACGTACCAGTCGAGCGAGTGCGCGCGAGCCTCCGCGACGCCGCCGAGATGGCGGTCGAAGAGGTCGCGTCGCTCGCCACGGACGCGGGCGTCCCCTGCGAGACAACGGTCCGAATCGGCGTGCCGTACCGGGAGATTCTCGACGCGGTCGGCGAGAGCGACGCCGACCTCGTGGTGATGGCGACGCACGGCCGGACCGGGCTCGAACACGCGGTTCTCGGGAGCACGACGGAACGGGTCGTCAGGCTCGCCGACGTGCCGGTATTGACGGTCAGGGAGTGA